Sequence from the Nitrospirota bacterium genome:
TATCCACATCAATACCTTTTTGATAGAGGTAATCTTTAATAAGGGGAGTTGCTAATGCTGTCGGGTCGTAAAAAGCGATGCTTTTGCCCGTCAAGTCGTGTATATTTTTTATATGCCCATCTTTCCGGACAACAAGTATACCGGTAAATTCCTCAATTGGCCTGGCAAAGGCATAATATCCTGCTTTTTTATTGGCAATAATATAATGATAAGCGTTAACATAGGCAATATCGTATTCTCCACTGGCCTGCCTTTCCATAAATATCTTAAGATTACTGGCTGTTACAAAATCAATCTGTATACCGGCATGTCTGGATAAATACTCTGTAAGGGGAATAAAATGTCTGGCCAGCTTTACTGCAGACTGCTGTGGTGCAACACCGAATTTTAACTTTACAGGATACCCCCTCTCCTCTGCAATGGCATGCCTGGCTATGAAGACGATAATAAGTAATCCTATTAACGTGACTGCAATTTTGATGTTTTTAGATATACCCAAATATTTTTCTCTCAAACTTTCGGGTTTTTTGTCAGTGTCTTGTCCTCTCCCTATTATACCTGAAAATACAATTCATGGAACTGCTTAAATATCCACTTCCTGCCATTCCTGTTCCTGTCATTCATGAAAAAGTTGTGCAAGTGTTTTTTTATTTATAACCCGTTAAAGAATTTACGTTCTGTATTCCTCTGCCATCTGTCTTTTTAAGCTTGCTCCTTAAATTTTTTGTTTACAGCTCAGTTACGAGTCGCAACGACTTAAACCTGACTATTCAATATAACATCGGCTTGACTATTATCAAATTAAGGGTTCAATTTTCAAAATTGAACCCACAAGACAAGCCAGCATGACAGACAGGAATGACAACTTATAAAATTGCTGAATTTTTTATCGGACACTACGGTGTCACTATTCACTATTTCTCTGCGATTTTCTAAATGCAATATTTTAGGTTATATCAAAAATTTATGGTTTTTCACAGAATTTTGTTATAATTTTTTCATGAAGGAAGCGATGTTTTATAAAACACTTGAAAAAAATAAAGTAAATTGTTTTCTCTGCGGCCACAGATGTCTTATTTTTGATGGTAAGAGGGGCATCTGTGGTGTAAGGGAAAACAGGGGAGGGAAGCTTTTTAGCCTTGTTTATGGAAAGGTTATTTCAATGAATATTGACCCGATTGAGAAAAAACCCCTTTTTCACTTTTATCCCGGCTCCACATCTTTTTCCATTGCAACTGTTGGGTGTAACTTCAAATGCAAACACTGTCAGAACTACGAGATTTCCCAGTATCCAAAGGAGCACGGTGGTGAAATACCAGGAGAGGTTGTGACACCTGAGGAGATAGTTGATGCAGCCATAAGGACTGGTTGTAAAAGTATTTCCTACACATATACCGAACCAACAATATTTTTTGAATTCGCCTATGACTGTGCACGGCTTGCACATGAAAAGGGGATAAAAAATGTATTTGTCAGCAATGGCTATACATCGCCAGAGGCTACAAGAGCAATTGCCCCTTATCTTGATGGCAATAATATAGACCTTAAGGGTGATGATAAATTTTACAAAGAAATATGCGGTGCGAGGCTCCGTCCCGTACTTGAAACAATTAAATTAATGAAGGAGTTAGGGGTATGGATTGAAGTAACTACTTTAATTATTCCTACATACAATGACTCTGAAGATACCTTCAGGTGGATCGCAGAGTTTATAAAGTCCATAGATGTCTCAATTCCCTGGCATGTAACACAGTTTTATCCTGCATACAAGCTCCTCGACCAGCCAAGAACCCCTGTAAAAACCCTTAGAAGGGCAAGGGAAATAGGGCTTGAGGCAGGGCTTAAATACGTGTACGAAGGTAATGTCCCGGGTGAGGGAGGAGAGAATACTTACTGCCCGCAGTGTGGTGAGTTACTCATAGAACGCTTTGGTTTTTATATTAAAGAAAAAAGACTTAAAGACTCCTCCTGCCACAAATGTGGCATAAAAATTGATGGGCTTGGAATGTAATTTTTCTTGACAATCCATGCCTTAGATGATACGCTAAAATTGGTTTTGCCACCGATAAGGGCAAACTGCTGGTAACAGCAAGACGCAAAGCTACCTGTCCCGAAGCTTCGGGACAGAGGGGCTACCGAAGGGCATGGAGATAATAATACTATATAGGCTCATTTCCAGAAAATTGGGAATGGGCTTTTTTATTGTTTTTTTGAGGGCAGATAGGCAAAGAGGAAAAAGGTTGAAAATTCAACACGCATAGGATTATAGTTATATGCTTGTGGAAGAACTTACATACAAGAAGTCAGGGGTTGATATTGAGGCAGGCGAGAGATTTGTCTCCCTCATCTCTTCGATAGCAAGGTCTACCTTCAGGCCTGAGGTTATAACAGATATCGGCTCTTTTGGCGCACTATTCAAACTCGATATTAAAAAATATAAAGAGCCTGTGCTTGTAAGTGGTACAGATGGTGTTGGAACCAAACTGAAGATTGCCTTTATGATGGACAGGCATGATACTGTTGGGATAGACCTGGTAGCCATGTGTGTAAACGATATTCTTACAAGCGGGGCAGAGCCTTTATTTTTTCTGGACTATTTTGCTACAGGCAGGCTTTCACCTGAAAAAGCAGCCCTTGTTGTGAAAGGCATTGCTGATGGCTGCAAAGAGGCAGGATGCTCTCTTATTGGTGGTGAGACTGCTGAGATGCCAGGATTCTACGCTGACGGTGAATATGACCTTTCGGGTTTTGCAGTTGGCGTTGTAGAAAAAGATGCAATAGTTAACGGTTCAAAAATTAGTGCAGGAGATGCGATTGTTGGTATTGCATCAAGCGGCCTCCATAGCAATGGTTATTCCCTTGCGAGGAGGTTGTTTTTTGATATAGAGAGATATGAAATAGACAGGTTTATCCCTGAACTTGGATGTGCCCTCGGCGAAGAGTTATTAAAACCAACAAGGATTTATGTCAGATGCATTCTTGAGTTATTAAAAGATTTTAATATTAAGGGAATGGCCCATATAACAGGAGGGGGTATAACAGGAAATCTCCCTCGTGTTCTTCCTGAAGACCTCAGCGCAGTAATAAAAAAAGATAGCTGGCCTGTTCCTGTGATTTTTGAGCTTATCCGCAACCTTGGGAAGGTTTCTGATGAAGAGATGTATAGAACCTTCAATATGGGCATTGGGTTTATTATCGTCGTCAGTGCTGAGGAGTCCGAAAAGGTCCTTTATAGACTCAAAGATTTAGATGAAAAGGCATTTATGCTCGGTTTTATAAAAAAAGGGCATGGGAGGGTATCTTATGTTTAAAGACAAGATTAAAGCTTTTATTAAGAAGGCTTTTACTCCAATCACTATTGTTTTTATTCCTTATAGCAATGTCAAATCTCGCAGCATCCACATTCCATCTATAGGTATTCTGACTATTATTGCAATATGGGCTGCCTTTAGCTATATTGCCCTGTCATCTGCTGTTGGCAGGGTCGAATATCAGAGGATGAAATCAAAATTAAACTACTACGCAGAACAGTTTACAGAGCTGAACAATACAATAGGGACTCTCAAACAAGCAGAATCCGACCTCTTGACACTACTGTCCAAAGGGTCAAAAGAGGCAGTCCTTATGAGTGTGGATACATCAGACAGGGGTTCCCTGGAGGATATAGAGGCTATAAGGAAAGAGGCCATGGAAAGGGTAAAAAGCGTTGAGGAAATAAAGGAATATTTAAGGCTGCAAAGGGATATATTCATGGCAACGCCGAGGGGGTGGCCTGTAGATGGTCGTGTAACCTCTCATTACGGCCGCAGAGAGCACCCGACGGATGGATTTATTGATTTTCACGCTGCTGTGGATATAGCAAGTCCCCCTGGCTCTCAGATAAAGGCAACTGCTGATGGTATAGCGAGCTATTCAGGACGGAGTGGTGGAAATGGAAATGTAGTAGTTATTGAGCATGGCCATGGGTTTTCAACGCTTTATGCTCATAACAAAGAGAATTTAGTCAAAGTTGGTCAGCAGGTAAAACGTGGTGATGTTATCGCTAAGCTCGGCTCAACAGGCAACTCCACCGGTCCGCATGTCCATTATGAAGTGTGGAAAAACGGCAGACACGTCAACCCTATGCCTTACATATCTGCCAGAGACGAATCTTCAGAAAGAAAGGAGAAATAATATGTTCAAAAAAGCTGATAAAGTCGAGTCTTTTTTAGGGGCAAATACTACATTTTATGGTAATATAAAAACACAGGGAACCCTCAGGGTAGATGGAAACATAGAAGGAAATGTTGATGCTGACTGGGTTGTTTTAGGTGAACGTGGATTCTTAAAGGGAGATGTTCGAGCAAAAGGGATAATGGTTGGTGGAAAGGTTGAGGGAAGTCTGAAAGCAGATGAGGTAATTGAGATAAGGCCAAAAGGCGAGGTGTGCGGAGATATTACAAGCCCAAAGCTTATAGTTGTTGAAGGAGGCATATTAATCGGCAAATCTACCATTCCAAAAGAAGGCGCAAAGGTAATAACCATTAAACAATCGCAGTGAGATGCTAACCCTTGGCGTACTTGCATCTGGAAGGGGTTCAAATTTTCAATCTATCCTCGACAGCATATCTTCCGGATTTCTGAAGGCAAAAATCGCTGTCCTAATAAGTGATAACCCGAAAGCATACGCCCTTGAAAGGGCCAGAAAACATGGCATAGAGGCTCTTTATATAAACCCAAAGGATTTTAAAGATAAGGATTCCTATTACTTCCGCATCGCAGATGAGCTTAAAAACAGGTCGGTTGAATTAGTTATATTAGCCGGTTTTATGAGAATAGTCGGTAAACCTTTAATCGAGCAGTATAGAAATCGGGTCATGAACATCCATCCCGCGATTCTACCTTCTTTCCCGGGGCTGCATGGGCAGAAACAGGCATCTGATTATGGGGTTAAGATTTCAGGCTGCACGGTTCATTTTGTGGATGAGGGTATGGATACCGGGCCAATAATCATTCAGGCTGCTGTGCCTGTTTATGACGATGATACTGAAGAGAGCCTTTCTGAGAGGATTTTAAAGCAGGAGCACAGGATTTATCCAGCGGCCATCAAGCTATTTTCAGAAGGTAGGCTTGAAGTAAAGGGCAGAAAGGTTATCGTTAAGACCAGCCGCCACGATGCTGTGTTAATAAATCCCGAGCTAAACACAGAGCGTTCTGTCTCATAAATTAATCGACCCTAATCCAGATTTAGACTTTTTAAAACGCGGTAGGACAGGCGTCTCGCCTGTCCTGAAAGGTGAAAATAACTTGACAGCCTCTCCCCAGCCAAAATAATTTTAAATTTACAGTTTTCAATTTTCAATTCGTCTGGTCCCATCGACACCCTGCCTTGACATAAGACATAGTTAACGTTATTATTTTCAAGTTTTTGGGGAGTCGTCCAGCGGCAGGACGGCAGACTCTGGATCTGCTTACAGGGGTTCGAATCCTCTCTCCCCAGCCAAAATAATTTTAAATTGAAGATTGAAAATTTTAAATTTTAAATTTACAGTTTTCAATTTTCAATTCGTCTGGTCCCATCGTCTAGTGGCCCAGGACGTGGCCCTCTCAAGGCTAAAACACGGGTTCGACTCCCGTTGGGACCGCCAGGTCGCTGCCCCGACACTGGCGGGGCAACTGAGCGAAATCTGATATAATTTAACAGGGTGCCCCGATGCTTCGGGGGAGAATTTTGTGTTTTATAAGACAAAAAGAGTGCATAGAGAACCACTATCCGAGTTTAAGCCTGCTTATCTAAAGCTCTCAAGAGAAGTCCTCAGAGAGAAGATTCAAAAAGCCGAAGCCATTCTTAAAGACTGCACGCTGTGTCCGAGGAATTGTAAGGTTGACAGGACTTCAGGTGAGAGGGGTATCTGCAAGACAGGGGATAAGCCTTTTGTATCAAGCTGGAATCCCCATTTTGGAGAGGAAAGGCCACTTGTTGGCCGGCACGGCTCAGGGACAATCTTTTTTACCCAGTGCAATCTCAGATGCCTTTTCTGCCAGAACTGGACCATAAGCCATCTTGGCCAGGGTGATGAGATATCTTTTGAAAAACTTGCACAGATAATGATTTACCTGCAACAGGAGGGCTGTCATAATATAAACCTTGTTACTCCAACACATCAGGTGCCAATGATTTTAAGGGCCCTCGAAATCGCAATTCATACAGGCCTGGAGCTTCCAATTGTCTATAACAGCGGGGGATACGAGTCAGTAGAAACCCTGCAAATCCTTGATGGTATTGTTGATATTTACATGCCTGATTTCAAATATGCAGACCCTGCGGTTGCCATGAAATATTCAAAGGCCAGAGACTATCCTCAGGTTGCAAAGGCAGCAATAAAGGAAATGCACAGGCAGGTAGGCGACTTAATTATAAATGAAGAGGGAATTGCACTGCGAGGGCTCCTTGTAAGGCACCTTGTCCTTCCAGAAGGTCTGGCAGGCACAGAAGAGGTCGCAAGATTTTTAGTCGAGGAGATTTCCCCGAATACTTATACAAACATAATGGCCCAGTACTATCCGTGTTATAAGGCATTTGACAATCCACCCCTCGATAGAAGGATTACTGTTGAGGAGTACAGAAAAGCCATAGAAGCTGCTTTAAAAGCAGGGCTTAAAAGACTTGACAGCAGGATAACTCTTGATATTTTTAAACCTGTTCCTGACAGGTTCAGGAATTAGTTGATGACTATTGGCTATAGACTATTGGTTAACAAGGAGACTTAATGGCAGAAGTCAAAGTGGTGGTAAGAGAAAGAAGCGGGAAAATGATTAAGGGCACTACAGGAGATTTTGTCCCGAGCAGGGCTGTTTTTCATGTGTCTGTGGGAGGAGGAGCGAGCACGGAAGTAAAGGAGATAATAGTAGACAATCTAAAAGCAGTATTTTTCGTGAAAAGTCTTGAGGGTCGGCCTGATGCCCATTTATCGAGGCCTGGACTTCCGAAGAGGTTACCTCCTGTCCCCGGGAAAAAAATAAGAGTGATTTTTTTTGATGGCGAGGAAATAAGAGGATTTTCCAATAGCTTCCGCCTTAACAGGCCAGGATTTTTTTTAACACCTGCTGACCCCTTAAGTAACAATGAGCGCGTATTTGTTGTCTTTTCAGCCATAGCTGAATTAGAGGTGGATAACAAGATTATTGATCTTGAGGCAGCCAGACTCATGCTACAGAGAAAATGTAGCACATGTAACCGTGACATGAGTGCAGGGTGGCTTTTCTGCCCGTATGATGGTTCAAAACTCCGCCGATAACTCATAGAAGGTCTACGACCCGTAGGGAGGCCAGATGACAGAGAAATTTTCTTTAGCGGAGGTTATTGAGCAGGCTATTCAAACAGAGAAACTCGGTGCGGATTTTTATGCAAGGCTAAGTGAGAAGTTTGGAGATATTGAAGAAAATAGGTCTTATAAGACTTATAAGACCTATAGTTTAAAAATGAGGGAAAAACAGCATGCAAAAAGCTTTGCTGAACTCCTTGAAATAATAAGAGACGATACGCCGTCTGGCGATTGGTCTGAGATAGCCCCTTACATGAAAGCAATTGCTGAATCCCAGTTTTTCCTTGGAAGTGGTAATGCCCTGTCATCAATGCTGAATGTTAAATCTAAAAAAGAGGCAATTGAAAAGGCAATTGCCTTTGAAAAGGAAACACTGCTCTATTTTATAGGTATGAGAAGTGTTGTGAAGGAAAAGGATGTTATTGATGAAATAATAAATGAGGAAAAAAGCCACTTAGCGAGGTTAAAGGCATTTTCACCAAAAGACGTTTGATAACACGAGAGGAATTGTGGGACATTTTAATTCTGCTAAAAAGGATTTTAGTGAGAAAAGGTCTTGACAATCCTATTTGATTGAACTATATATATGTTTAAAACAAAAGAGCCTTAGCCAGAAAATTAATAAATTTTTGATGGTCTGATTAGCAATAATTATTTCATTTTTATATATTTTTGTCCTCCAGGAGGGGTGAAGATAATATAGAAATCTTTTAAAATCAAATACTTGGTATTATTTTTTTAGTTTTTACTTTATGAATTAAAGGATAAGGGTATTATAAATTGCTTTAATTAAAATGAAGAGGATGTTTGCTTTATTGCTGTGCTGAACTCAGCATAGCAATATGCAGGTTGAAAATTTTTAAATAACTTAAGTCTTGTAAAATAAGTTGACAATTCTATGTTAATTCCTATAATAGGTAAAATAAAGCTGGTGGGGGAGAAATCGATTCATGAAACAGGTAGTAATCTTAGCTTTAATTTTCTTTGCTCTGGCTATAATAATAAGCCTTATACTGACCTATACTGCGTAAGCTCTATTCTTAGAAAATTTGTTTCTCACAAATGAGGGGGGAGGTGAGAGCGGAGAAATTTTAAGAAAAAGGCACAAGGGGAATGAATATTATTTCATTCTAATCTTCTTTGAGAATCAAAAGGAGGAAAAATGGGTAATCAGCAAAGGTCACCTGCAGCATTAATTGTGGGTATTGTGTTGCTTCTTTACGCCCTAATCATTCAGTACACCACACTTTTAAGTGGAGTTATGGAATTTCTCGGACAGACCAAACATATTCCTGACCAGTATGTAGTAGCCCTCTGGGCTGGGATAGTGACTATGGTTTTAGGGTTGTGGAATTTAGCTATCCCTATTGGAGATTCCAAGTTCGATAAGATTGTCAGGGCACCAATAGCTGGTGTGGGCATTGTTATAATGGTAGCGCTCTTTGTCCGCTATTACGTAGAATCGCTCTTTAAGATCTGGGGCAAAGCTGCCGAGCCTGCCCTTACATTCGACTTTGCCGCGATGTTCGGATTGAATTACATCTTCCTCGGGATTATTGTTGGTATCCTATGGGTCAATATCATAGGCATACCAAACTGGATGAGGCCTGGCGTAAAGACAGCGAGACTTGTCCTTAAAATGGGTGTTATTACCTTGGGAGCCATGTATAGCATTACAGAGCTCAAATACATGGGCAGGCTTAGTGTTGTGATGATAGGGTTCTTTGTTATGGGCACAGTGATAATGGTTTTGTGGCTCGGTCAGATAATGGGTGCAAACAGGTCCCTTACAGGAGTTCTTTCATCAGGCCTTGGAGTCTGCGGTGTGTCTGCAGCAGTTGCAGCAGCACCTGTTGTTAAGGCAAGGGGTATTGACATGGCCTATACTATTGGAATGGTGCTCCTTATCGGTGTTATAGGTCTCTTTACATTTCCAACAATTGGCCGACTTGCAGGAATGAATGAGCTTCAGTTTGGCGCCTGGGCAGGCACAGGTATACTTAACTCAGCACAGGTTGCAGCAGCAGCCTTAATTTTTGACCCGAAGACCATTGAGACTCTGAAAGTAGCAGAGATTTTCAATATCACCCGCGTGCTCTTCCTGCCATTTATTGTTATCCTGCTTGCAGTCTGGTATGCAAAAGGTGAAGAAGAAGAGGAGCTAAAGACCAAGGTTAGCCTCGGTAAAGTGCTTATTGACAAGTTCCCCATCTTTGTCCTCGGGTTTATCCTCATGTTCGCCTTTAGTTCTACTGGAGTATTTACACCGTCTAATTATGAATTATATGGAAAACACTGGTATAACTTCAAACCCGATGCAAAAAAACAGCTTAAGCCAGAAGAATTGGCAAAAGTTCAGGCATTGATAGACTCAGGCAAAGTTACTATTCCTGAAGTAAAATCTGCGCTGGAAAAACTCGTAGCTGACAAACAGATTACCAACGCAGCCCAGACAGACCATATTGCAAAAGCCACAGAGGTTGCAGACAAGGACACAAAGAAAATCCTTAAAGGGGCAGACAAAAAGGTACAGAAGACACCACCAACCTTGACGACCATGAGGGAGTATATGATATGGTTTTTTGCCTATGGCCTGATTGGCTTAGGGATGCAGATAACATGGGAGACTATGAAACAGGCAGGTGGAAAGGCAGCAATCATCGGAGTTATTGCTGGTAGTGCAAAGGCAATCCTGTCCTTCTTTGTGTGCCTGTGGCTGATTAAGGGAGCTATCTAATCAGTGGTTGAGATATATTAAGGAGGTATTATGGCAGAACAAAGAGCAACTGCAGCAGAGATTAAAGAAATGGAAGAGAGGGCGCTCAGCGTATTCACATCAGAGCGCAGGGAAGACCTTACGGCCCTTATCATTGCCTTCGTACTCGCGTTCATCGTGATTATCTTCCTGAAGTAGGCAAGAGAAGGCCGTAAAAGATTGAATTTCAGAGGGGGAGTCTTAGTAAGAATAAGCTCCCCCTTTTTTTTTAAAAGCCCATAACTCGTAGAGAGGCAAGACAATCGGTGATTAAAAGAATTTTAGTTCCAACCCATGGCACTGAAGGAGCACGCAAGGCTGAAGAGTATGCACTTAATATGGCAAAAGCCTTAGGTGCATCTGTTTATGGCCTCTACATAATCCATAAGGGCTGGAGTTCAATAGCCGGGATTGACTGGCTTAATACCTCAGAGACCAGGATGCAATTTTATCGTCATGTAGAAGATGAGCTTGAAAGGCGTGCCAACGAGGTTTTAAATGCATTTACAAAAAGGGCGCATGATATGGGGATAACAATTGAGACAGAGAAGGTTGTGGGAGAACCTGTTAAAGTAATTTTAGAAGCTGCTGAGAGACTGGATGCTGACTTGATTGTAATGGGAGGGCCATCCAATAGACGGTCTGAAGAATATAAGGCAAAGATACCTTTTCAAAAACTTATAAAACATTCCAGCAGGGCCATCTTAATGGTTAAGTGAAATGAAAGAGTTTAGTGTTGAGGCCAGTATAGAAGTCAGCCTGGATAAATCTAAGGTATTCGCTATCCTTTCTGACATTGAGAAAATTTACAGGCTTTCTCCATACCGGGAAGTTAAGTCTATAGAGCCCCCTGTATCATATCCCCTACAGATAAACAGTCAATATTCAATTAAATTAGTCAGGTACGAGGACGAATCTGAATTGAATTGTATTATGAAGGTTAACGAGCTGAGGGAAAATGAGTTTTTAGCACTCAACATATCTGGCGATAAGACTGTTGAGCGAACCTATCATCTGGAGGATGTTTCAGGAAAAGTGCGTATTACACAAAGGGAATCTTTCATGTGTTCCGAGGAAGAGTCTGAAGCGCTTTCAAGAAAAAACCTCAGAGAGATTCAATTCTGGCTCAGGAGCATTGGCGAGTATCTGCGCCTTTATGAAAAACCTACTCTCTGGCGAAAGGGTTTTCTCTGTTTCATGGACCGTTTTTGGATTCCAATGAGCCCGTCACAACGCAAGATTTCTATTCTGGTCATCAAGATAACAATACTGGAATTGTTTATCTTTATTGGAATTATTCTGACACTCAAAATCGCTGGATTTTTCTAAAAAATCCTTAACTTACAAAATTTTTATTTTTTCACTTGACAAAATTGATTTAAAAATTTATTCTTTAAATAGTTTAGTTCCGATTCTCGGGATTAAAGCAGTACATATACAACAGGAGGAGTAACGAATGAAGCAGGTGGTTATC
This genomic interval carries:
- a CDS encoding phosphate/phosphite/phosphonate ABC transporter substrate-binding protein; the encoded protein is MGISKNIKIAVTLIGLLIIVFIARHAIAEERGYPVKLKFGVAPQQSAVKLARHFIPLTEYLSRHAGIQIDFVTASNLKIFMERQASGEYDIAYVNAYHYIIANKKAGYYAFARPIEEFTGILVVRKDGHIKNIHDLTGKSIAFYDPTALATPLIKDYLYQKGIDVDKDMTVKWQITMDSVILSVFNRTTDIGGTTRRALRVMKNEILDKLIILAETDPLPMHPFIAHPRVDHNIVNKIRETLIEMNKTAEGRKILEGIKIDGIQSAKDSDYKEMRRFAHRMKLPY
- the amrS gene encoding AmmeMemoRadiSam system radical SAM enzyme, with translation MKEAMFYKTLEKNKVNCFLCGHRCLIFDGKRGICGVRENRGGKLFSLVYGKVISMNIDPIEKKPLFHFYPGSTSFSIATVGCNFKCKHCQNYEISQYPKEHGGEIPGEVVTPEEIVDAAIRTGCKSISYTYTEPTIFFEFAYDCARLAHEKGIKNVFVSNGYTSPEATRAIAPYLDGNNIDLKGDDKFYKEICGARLRPVLETIKLMKELGVWIEVTTLIIPTYNDSEDTFRWIAEFIKSIDVSIPWHVTQFYPAYKLLDQPRTPVKTLRRAREIGLEAGLKYVYEGNVPGEGGENTYCPQCGELLIERFGFYIKEKRLKDSSCHKCGIKIDGLGM
- a CDS encoding phosphoribosylformylglycinamidine cyclo-ligase, whose product is MLVEELTYKKSGVDIEAGERFVSLISSIARSTFRPEVITDIGSFGALFKLDIKKYKEPVLVSGTDGVGTKLKIAFMMDRHDTVGIDLVAMCVNDILTSGAEPLFFLDYFATGRLSPEKAALVVKGIADGCKEAGCSLIGGETAEMPGFYADGEYDLSGFAVGVVEKDAIVNGSKISAGDAIVGIASSGLHSNGYSLARRLFFDIERYEIDRFIPELGCALGEELLKPTRIYVRCILELLKDFNIKGMAHITGGGITGNLPRVLPEDLSAVIKKDSWPVPVIFELIRNLGKVSDEEMYRTFNMGIGFIIVVSAEESEKVLYRLKDLDEKAFMLGFIKKGHGRVSYV
- a CDS encoding M23 family metallopeptidase — encoded protein: MFKDKIKAFIKKAFTPITIVFIPYSNVKSRSIHIPSIGILTIIAIWAAFSYIALSSAVGRVEYQRMKSKLNYYAEQFTELNNTIGTLKQAESDLLTLLSKGSKEAVLMSVDTSDRGSLEDIEAIRKEAMERVKSVEEIKEYLRLQRDIFMATPRGWPVDGRVTSHYGRREHPTDGFIDFHAAVDIASPPGSQIKATADGIASYSGRSGGNGNVVVIEHGHGFSTLYAHNKENLVKVGQQVKRGDVIAKLGSTGNSTGPHVHYEVWKNGRHVNPMPYISARDESSERKEK
- a CDS encoding polymer-forming cytoskeletal protein — translated: MFKKADKVESFLGANTTFYGNIKTQGTLRVDGNIEGNVDADWVVLGERGFLKGDVRAKGIMVGGKVEGSLKADEVIEIRPKGEVCGDITSPKLIVVEGGILIGKSTIPKEGAKVITIKQSQ
- a CDS encoding phosphoribosylglycinamide formyltransferase, with product MLTLGVLASGRGSNFQSILDSISSGFLKAKIAVLISDNPKAYALERARKHGIEALYINPKDFKDKDSYYFRIADELKNRSVELVILAGFMRIVGKPLIEQYRNRVMNIHPAILPSFPGLHGQKQASDYGVKISGCTVHFVDEGMDTGPIIIQAAVPVYDDDTEESLSERILKQEHRIYPAAIKLFSEGRLEVKGRKVIVKTSRHDAVLINPELNTERSVS
- a CDS encoding radical SAM protein codes for the protein MHREPLSEFKPAYLKLSREVLREKIQKAEAILKDCTLCPRNCKVDRTSGERGICKTGDKPFVSSWNPHFGEERPLVGRHGSGTIFFTQCNLRCLFCQNWTISHLGQGDEISFEKLAQIMIYLQQEGCHNINLVTPTHQVPMILRALEIAIHTGLELPIVYNSGGYESVETLQILDGIVDIYMPDFKYADPAVAMKYSKARDYPQVAKAAIKEMHRQVGDLIINEEGIALRGLLVRHLVLPEGLAGTEEVARFLVEEISPNTYTNIMAQYYPCYKAFDNPPLDRRITVEEYRKAIEAALKAGLKRLDSRITLDIFKPVPDRFRN
- a CDS encoding zinc ribbon domain-containing protein, with translation MAEVKVVVRERSGKMIKGTTGDFVPSRAVFHVSVGGGASTEVKEIIVDNLKAVFFVKSLEGRPDAHLSRPGLPKRLPPVPGKKIRVIFFDGEEIRGFSNSFRLNRPGFFLTPADPLSNNERVFVVFSAIAELEVDNKIIDLEAARLMLQRKCSTCNRDMSAGWLFCPYDGSKLRR
- a CDS encoding putative sulfate exporter family transporter, whose protein sequence is MGNQQRSPAALIVGIVLLLYALIIQYTTLLSGVMEFLGQTKHIPDQYVVALWAGIVTMVLGLWNLAIPIGDSKFDKIVRAPIAGVGIVIMVALFVRYYVESLFKIWGKAAEPALTFDFAAMFGLNYIFLGIIVGILWVNIIGIPNWMRPGVKTARLVLKMGVITLGAMYSITELKYMGRLSVVMIGFFVMGTVIMVLWLGQIMGANRSLTGVLSSGLGVCGVSAAVAAAPVVKARGIDMAYTIGMVLLIGVIGLFTFPTIGRLAGMNELQFGAWAGTGILNSAQVAAAALIFDPKTIETLKVAEIFNITRVLFLPFIVILLAVWYAKGEEEEELKTKVSLGKVLIDKFPIFVLGFILMFAFSSTGVFTPSNYELYGKHWYNFKPDAKKQLKPEELAKVQALIDSGKVTIPEVKSALEKLVADKQITNAAQTDHIAKATEVADKDTKKILKGADKKVQKTPPTLTTMREYMIWFFAYGLIGLGMQITWETMKQAGGKAAIIGVIAGSAKAILSFFVCLWLIKGAI
- a CDS encoding universal stress protein; this translates as MIKRILVPTHGTEGARKAEEYALNMAKALGASVYGLYIIHKGWSSIAGIDWLNTSETRMQFYRHVEDELERRANEVLNAFTKRAHDMGITIETEKVVGEPVKVILEAAERLDADLIVMGGPSNRRSEEYKAKIPFQKLIKHSSRAILMVK
- a CDS encoding SRPBCC family protein, which translates into the protein MKEFSVEASIEVSLDKSKVFAILSDIEKIYRLSPYREVKSIEPPVSYPLQINSQYSIKLVRYEDESELNCIMKVNELRENEFLALNISGDKTVERTYHLEDVSGKVRITQRESFMCSEEESEALSRKNLREIQFWLRSIGEYLRLYEKPTLWRKGFLCFMDRFWIPMSPSQRKISILVIKITILELFIFIGIILTLKIAGFF